A single Osmerus mordax isolate fOsmMor3 chromosome 7, fOsmMor3.pri, whole genome shotgun sequence DNA region contains:
- the LOC136945256 gene encoding ciliary microtubule-associated protein 3-like: MAVRYSGPHGNVAFASCQERKVFPTHYAPNRLGNTMSYQRNSHLGPGCYDNHEIYTFAHDIQKRPESNKGYVIAARTAARFIPNTQTIVLSPQKYQPDNTRPTVFIPNRTPFNSTNLRFRTKSVAADCNPGPGAYTPEVSCSKKVSWPMKFGSPDWARLSKPERRALRMELPCDKEFQKQRTREAYLSLFYS, from the exons ATGGCTGTACGGTATTCAG GTCCCCATGGGAACGTAGCTTTTGCAAGTTGCCAGGAGAGGAAAGTGTTCCCGACCCACTATGCTCCTAATCGCTTGGGCAACACGATGTCATATCAGCGAAACTCACATCTTGGCCCTGGCTGCTATGACAATCACGAG ATTTATACCTTCGCGCATGATATACAAAAGAGACCAGAGAGTAATAAAGGATACGTTATTGCTGCAAGGACTGCTGCACGATTTATTCCCAACACTCAG ACAATCGTACTTTCACCTCAGAAGTATCAGCCGGATAACACTCGGCCTACGGTATTCATTCCCAACAGAACACCCTTCAACAGCACCAATCTGAGGTTCAGGACTAAGTCTGTTGCTGCTGACTGCAATCCAGG CCCTGGGGCATACACTCCAGAGGTTTCTTGCAGCAAGAAAGTGTCCTGGCCTATGAAGTTTGGTTCTCCAGACTGGGCTAGACTGTCTAAGCCAGAGAGGAGAGCACTCAGGATGGAG CTCCCTTGTGACAAGGAGTTTCAAAAGCAGAGGACCAGAGAAGCATACCTCAGTCTATTTTACTCCTGA
- the taf8 gene encoding transcription initiation factor TFIID subunit 8: MADPAVAAGGSLNIGGRSGGGKTTTTPAENYHLARRRTLQVVVSALLTECGFESAEKAAVESLTEMMQSYISEVGRCAKSYCEHTARSIPTLSDAVVSLIEMGFNVDTLPVYAKRSQRMVITAPPVTNLPVVPKALIAGQKRTHPSHIPSHFPEFPDPHTYIKTPTFREPVSDYQVVREKAASQRRDVERALTRFMAKTGETQSLFKDDITAFPLIAAQRSAIPYLSALLPSELELQTLEETDSSEQDDQTDSENTPGNIISDDPGADKENSVLPPGGVVPSVKASEENMIDNPYLRPVKKPKVRRKK; encoded by the exons ATGGCAGATCCTGCGGTGGCAGCCGGAGGATCGCTGAATATAGGAGGG CGCTCAGGCGGCGGAAAGACAACCACCACTCCTGCAGAGAATTACCACCTCGCTAGGCGTCGAACTCTCCAAGTTGTGGTGAGCGCTCTGTTGACTGAGTGCGGGTTCGAGAGCGCAGAGAAGGCCGCCGTGGAGTCACTAACGGAGATGATGCAGAGCT ATATATCAGAAGTGGGACGATGCGCCAAAAGCTACTGTGAACACACCGCAAGAAGCATACCTACTCTCTCCGATGCTGTGGTCTCGCTCATTGAAATGG GATTCAATGTGGACACTCTACCAGTGTATGCCAAGAGATCCCAGAGGATGGTGATAACTGCCC CTCCAGTGACAAACCTGCCTGTGGTTCCCAAGGCCTTGATTGCTGGGCAGAAACGTACGCATCCCTCCCATATCCCCAGCCACTTCCCAGAGTTCCCAGACCCTCACACCTACATCAAAACACCT acgTTTCGGGAGCCTGTGTCAGACTACCaggtggtgagagagaaggCCGCGTCACAGCGGAGGGATGTGGAGCGGGCGCTGACACGCTTCATGGCCAAGACGGGAGAAACGCAGAGCCtctttaaagatgacatcactgcCTTCCCGT TGATCGCAGCGCAGCGGAGCGCCATTCCATACCTGAGTGCTCTGCTCCCTTCAGAGCTGGAGCTGCAGACCCTGGAGGAGACGGACTCCTCAGAACAAGACGACCAGACAGACAGCGAGAACACTCCTGGAAACATCATCAGC GATGATCCGGGAGCTGATAAGGAAAATTCAGTGCTGCCCCCTGGGGGTGTGGTGCCCTCAGTGAAGGCCAGTGAGGAGAACATGATAGACAACCCATATTTGAGACCAGTCAAGAAACCCAAAGTAAGGAGAAAGAAGTGA
- the g0s2 gene encoding G0/G1 switch protein 2 — protein sequence MDTMSEIIPFAKEMLNQKPSRVMLKMYMLGTTLAFIGMMGGFVETVCLPFAEQEPTDEEVTEFVTEKVMLKSQTAISKPDVVEVLQTEIGVKAKTLQMIGKRRRSCAC from the coding sequence ATGGACACAATGAGTGAGATCATCCCATTTGCCAAAGAGATGTTGAACCAGAAGCCCAGTCGGGTCATGCTGAAGATGTACATGCTGGGGACCACCCTGGCTTTCATCGGCATGATGGGCGGGTTTGTGGAGACCGTCTGCCTCCCATTTGCTGAGCAGGAGCCCACTGATGAGGAAGTAACAGAGTTTGTCACAGAGAAGGTGATGCTAAAGTCACAAACAGCCATCTCCAAGCCTGATGTTGTGGAGGTGCTTCAAACTGAGATTGGGGTCAAAGCAAAGACCCTGCAGATGATTGGTAAGAGGAGAAGGTCATGTGCCTGTTGA